TGGGAAACCACTCCTTCACCAGATCACCATCAAACTGCTGAATCAGCGAATAGAGGCCCCAATACTCCCCGTTGATGTGGAGCCGGACCAGCGACGTCTGGGGACAGGGCGCGTACCGACGCATCACGTTGAAATAGATCACCTCGCGCAGGAGGGTCCGATCACCGGCGGCATTGTTGAGATTGAACGTCTCATACCCCAGGAGTCGCGACGTCGCGTTGGTGAAATCCACCTGGACGTTGACCGATTTCTTGGCGCCACCGAGCTGAAACGAGCTGTTGCCACGGTAGCGCGCCCCGACCCCGCCCAGTGCGGCGCCATTGTCGAGCTCCAGTCCGCAAAGGACGTTGGAGCCCGTGGTGCGGCCCGATGTCAGGCGGGCCTGCCAGTCGGGCTGGGTGAACTGCAGGTGGACATTGCGGATCAGGGAGCTGTCGTAAAACCCTTCGGTCCTCACCCCGCGGAAATAGCCGGCAACCCGTTCGCCCAACGGGCCCAGTCGGCGGACCGGTGCCCGGGCGGCATCATCGGACATCAGCGGCCCAAGCGCCGTCCAACGTTCCCAGTGAACCAGATCCGGCGAACGCTCGATCCACCAGTCGTGCCTTGGTGAGCCCACAAACTGAATCACGGCCTCCGCCGGAGCGAGGTCCAGCGCCACCCGGGCATCGGCAGCCGCGGCCCGGAGCGACCCCCAGATCGCCACCGCAACCACCACGCTCATGCAGGGCGCATGAAGTTTTCGCGTCAACGGTGGCATCATGGGAAATCTCCCAAAGGGAGGATCAGGGCGCGGATGACGCCGGGAGCACCGGGATGACACGGAGGAGATACGCCCGACGCTGGTCGGCAAAATTCCTGAGCCCGATGGTCCGTCCCTCGTCCCGGGTGAGGCTGTTCTGGAACGTCTCCATGGACCCGAGCTTGCGGGTGTCCGCAGCCACGGCGGCGGCGATGAGCTCCTGGTGCCGCGCCGCCCGGGGTCCGAGGTTTCCCCAGTCGAGATGCCGGTCCGCGATGTCGCGGACCAGCGCCAGGTATCGTGTCCGGAGTGATGGCACCGCGAGCAGCTTGGAGAGCAACGGTTTGGCGGGATCGTTGGCGGCAATCAGGGGATCAAGCTCGACTCCCGGCGGATGCGCCGACCCGCCCGGGGTCCCGGGGCCCCCCGCGGGACCTGCAAACCGGCCGCGGCCCGGCCCGCCGAATCCGGGACCGCCAGGACGTGCAAAGGTCTCGTTGGTATCATGCGGCACCAGGTGAAACCGCCCGTCGGGGTCGAGATGAAGGTTGTAATCGCTGGCGCGCACCCAGTAGCCGTCATTGTTGATGAGCGCGTTGTCGAGTGCGAGGAACCGCAGCACACCCTCGATGTCGAGGATCGGCTCCAGCGCCGCCACCAGGCGGTCCGGCGGCGTCCCGTTCAGGACACGGCAAAGCTCGATCAGGGCGGCCCAGGATTTGGGATCGTCCTTGCTCTTGATCTCGTACAATGCGCGATAAGGGGTCGGATCGTCGCCGAGATACTCCAGGCCGCCGCGGCCCCGGGGACTGCCGGGGACCTTCCATCGGGCGCCCTTTCCCGTTCCAAAATTCTCGACGAGGAAGTCCTTGTTGAACTGCTGGACGTTCACATAGACGCCCCAGGATTCGCCATTGATCACCAACCGGACCCAGTTGGCCTTCGGCGCCGGCAGGTACTCGCGCGCAATGTCCAGGAACAGGACGGTGCGCAGGAAGCTCGGATCCTCGTGGCTGTTCAACAGGTTCAGCGTCCGGTATCCGCCCACCTGCTGCCCCGGATGCACCCAGTCGAGCGAGAGATTGAACGAGCGTTTCGAGCCGGCGCCGACCATGCGGAAGGACGACATGCCGCGGAACCGCACGCCGACGTCGTTGAGTTCCTGGCCGTCCATGACCAGTCGCGCCGGCACCAGGACATCGGTGTTGTGAAAATCCTCGAGGGCCTTCTCCCAGTCCGCATCTTCGAACTCCAGGAAGATCGTTCGCAGCACTCCGGGATCATAGAACGGCACGCCGGTCACGGGAGCGACGTCCCCAGGGGCCACCCTGGGCCCCGGGGAGGGTGGCGCGCCGTTCCCGCCGCGTCCGTACGGTCCTGCGCGCGGCCCCCATCCACGAGGACCCGCTTGCGGTGACGTCGCCAGAAAC
This is a stretch of genomic DNA from Verrucomicrobiia bacterium. It encodes these proteins:
- a CDS encoding CotH kinase family protein, producing the protein MTKLPVAFIGDLLGEDFMGVTGTSPDGHHLRPRHMNSLPLPKPRRSPGAALAIGCAFLTAGALLSQAPPPPGPNGGAGAGRGGFGPPGPAMASKQELVKRFDRDGDGRLDVTERKAAREFLATSPQAGPRGWGPRAGPYGRGGNGAPPSPGPRVAPGDVAPVTGVPFYDPGVLRTIFLEFEDADWEKALEDFHNTDVLVPARLVMDGQELNDVGVRFRGMSSFRMVGAGSKRSFNLSLDWVHPGQQVGGYRTLNLLNSHEDPSFLRTVLFLDIAREYLPAPKANWVRLVINGESWGVYVNVQQFNKDFLVENFGTGKGARWKVPGSPRGRGGLEYLGDDPTPYRALYEIKSKDDPKSWAALIELCRVLNGTPPDRLVAALEPILDIEGVLRFLALDNALINNDGYWVRASDYNLHLDPDGRFHLVPHDTNETFARPGGPGFGGPGRGRFAGPAGGPGTPGGSAHPPGVELDPLIAANDPAKPLLSKLLAVPSLRTRYLALVRDIADRHLDWGNLGPRAARHQELIAAAVAADTRKLGSMETFQNSLTRDEGRTIGLRNFADQRRAYLLRVIPVLPASSAP